TTCGGCGCCGGCCCATTCTCCATCGCCAACTCGTTCGAAGATGTGATGGGAGATGGAGTCTTCTGTAGGACCCAACAACTTGACATGACCCACCACCGAACAACTACTACCACTTGAGGAACTGGGAAATAAGGATAGCCTCGCCAGGTGGGAAGATAAGGCAGTCAAACCACAGACGGAACGTTGCAGACCTGTCGTAACACACTCGACGATATatcaacacacacacgcacacacacacatctgGAAAGAGATATGAAACACGCATTCAACACCTGATGCGGCTGCGCACATGGTAACTTGCTCCGTGACAgacatttttcttttccatcaGTCTTTCTCTCCCACAAGCCGATGCCGCAATGGCATCCCGAGAAAGTCTAGACCGACCGAAAAGACCTGGGGGTTTCCTAGGATTCGGGGCGCGAGACACGTCTCTCACGTTCGCTGCCGATCGGTCAAGGTTGATTGACGAATGATGGATCAGTTCACACTTGTGAGACAATGCAGGTGAGTGGGCAGGTCGACAGACAACAGTTCGTGGGTTTTTTTGTTAATAGTCAAGGTCAGTTATGACTGGTCGGCAacgagaagagggagggctTCCACTACTCATCTAGAAATTGCACATTGCAGCCCATATTTGAAAATCAAAAAGCCAACTCACCGGCTGGTCTTACCCCTGATGGCCAACTGTCCTCGGTTCTTGCCGCCTCACAGCGCCGCAGGTCGTCTTGTTTGGACCATCACAAGATCACGACCGCGCCTCTTGCCATCAATGTGGAGCAGGTAGGTAAATGGTTGAAGCGAGCCCAACAGACTGCTGGGGAAGTTGAACGAAGGAGATGAAACAGCTCGCCTCAATGTTCGGGCTTCTCGAGCGATTAAGAAAAGAAACTGGGACGTAGACGAGGCTGAGCAGCAACGGGCGCCGCTCGGGGAGGCTCAACTGACTTTCCGAGTGGCAGCCTGACGGATCACGGATGAGACTCCGATCCATGTCTACCTTTTTACTGGAAGATCAGGTCGCAGGTCGTTGTCGATGGGATGGGTCCTATCTATCCGTTATCCGATCTTGACAGGGTGATATCcgcttttcttctttttttcttcttttttttttttcacctACCTCCCTACACGCCGCCAATCTGAATGGAAGATATCTCACTCGACCTAACATAGgggccaccatcaccagcagctccCAATCCAACAACATGTCCAGTAAAGGTGtggaaaacaacaacaagataaCTCTGGTCGGAGTAGCTAATCAAACCCAAATAAGGTAAACCGTATGCATAATCCCCACACCTACCTTCAACCAGAAGAgaagttgttgttgacaaATGCAACGCTCTCATCTCGGGTTTACCGCCCATATAAACCGATTCAACCAAAGGATTCAAGCTATCAATCTCACCTACCCAgctgtcaaaaaaaaaatccaaaaaAACAATGGCACCGCAATTTCGGCGAATTATGTATCTCACCCGTCAACGTTGTGTTGTAGGGCTGCTTACCTCCCTAGGTAGGTGCTCGCGCCAATTCCCAGATCCAAGGTTTGAGCTGCATTGCGCGCTTAGAGATTAGGCTTGGCCAACGGTGATTGACAAGTGATTACCCAATGAAGAGacgtgttggtggtggtgttggctgccATTCAGCCAGATGGCGAAGACTGTAAATATCCAAGACTGGAAGCTGCGCGTTCTTTAGTTTCGTCCCGGACAGCTCACCAGCCTTTGGCTCTCTCactggttttttttttttccataACTTTTCTGCAAGGACGGTAGGTTATCCAATCACGACTTGACAAGAGGAAAATTGGGCCAACAGTCCAGTTAACAACCAACAGGATTTGTAGCCGCAGAAATCGCAATTggcaagacaagacaagggAGCCACGAGACCGAGACCGAACCACCGACCTGATTTGACATGGCCGCTTAACAGACCCACGGTAAAGCAAGCGGTTGTTGGTTCGTTTCTCACCTCTTCACCTGCCCCCCGTGCTGTGGCGGAAGAGGCTCACAGCCGATTTTTGGCGCGACGTGCGGCGAGGATGTTCAACTTGCGGCACAGAACGTTGACTTGTCTCTTTTCCGCGTTGGGTATCCTTCAACAGGAAAGAGCGTGAGAGCTGAGGAGACCTGAGGCGTGGAACGGTGTAAAGTACACGATCCGGTCCGTTATGGTGCCATTCTTTCACCCAGTATGGTCCGTTTATCGTGAACCTGTGCAAAGGCGCCTCGGAAGGATCAGGCACACATGGCGCACGAGTAAACTCAGCAACAGGAACGGGACAGATCGGAACCGGGTATTGGCTGGAGCGAACGGTGTAAGGTATCACGGAgatctctctccctccccccgaGACCGAGGCGGGCAtggtaaggtaggtaggttcaATTTTCAGCCCATCAAAAAAGGTTTTCAAGTTGCGCAGTTTGCTCAGCTTGTTCGTATcagagaggggggaaatgTTTGATTTGCTTGTCTATCTTCCTCTGACAGTACGAGTAAGTTTACGCACGCAATTCACACACATACATCAGATACGATCTCATCTATTTCATTTTGAAGTGATGGATGCTGCGGTTAGTGTATCGTACCTGAAGGTGTCACCCTCGCATCTCCAAGGCAGGCAGTGTAAGCATGGAACATGACCATCACGcgggggaagagagagaccCTGCATCCAAGAACTGCTTTTTATAACTTTAAAGTCTTGTGGCTTcgttgctctctctctctctctgatcaacaacatcacgaGAGATCACGACATCAAAGATTCTGGGCCACTGCTGATCTACctaccccaccaccaccaccatcccttcttctcgacaGGATAAGGTATTGCGTACTTTTCCATTCCGACAATTCACAGCCACGCGATCTGGTATGAAAGGGAAACGTGGAGCTCTTTGAGGGTAAGACATCATCGTTCGTTGAAGAGTGCTTCCTTCCGGAAATGGCCAGGCTTGAGGAGTGCGATGGAAACTATCGATATCCAAACCATGTGGGAACAATGGATTGCCCTACTATCGTTCTGTGCCGTCGTTGATCAACTCATCCAAATTCTCACCGTTTTCTAACCCTACTGTCTTGTCATGGCACAGCGGGCGGCCACAAGTTGGCAGTCAGCTTCTAGAAGGCGCGGAGGCGGAACGCGGCGAGCTCACGCCCGAGGAATGAAGACGAGCTCACTTCTGGGACGCGCCATCAATCATATTCTGCCGTCCCGAAAGGGCGGGTTCTAGCCCGTCTCCCGTTTCAATATATGTGCGAGAGAGggatgggtggaggaggggagtttATGTAGGGCAATGCGGGATGTGATAGCACATAGGGAGAGGCAAACTTTTTgcgggatgggtgggtgCATGATAATATAGTGGCGGCTAATCAACTGGGGGCATTCATCAATTCGGCTACAGTATGGAGATCAAGGTTGTCAAGTTGCAGGTGTGATATACACCGAGTCCATCGAAGTAGGTATAGTAGGACCTCTCCAGGGAGGCAAGGCAAAAAGATCGTCGCTGTATTGGCACTCTGCCGTTCTTCTGCCGGGAGGGGAACACGGAAAACTCGCCGATGAGAGAGAGTTTTTCAGCAGTGGAAAGATGCCGTCGGTGATACACCAGACAGATCATGGTGTACGTGAGCGGTGGTTCTCTTTTGCACAAACTCGACTGAGTTTGTGAACGGACCATAAAATACAACTGATGACTGCTGCCACCTGATACCTCGTGTTGATTGCTAGCACTTATAGTGCCCGGCCGTGACACCAACAAGTCCGCCTGAATTTGATTGATGGATCAACGCTTCCTTCAACGGCTGTGACAGTTGacaggcggcggcggatggcCTTTGTGACGGGTCGAGAATCAGAGCAGATCGGATCAGATCAGATCAAAGTCACCACGtgttgaagaggagagaTGATCATCGACAAAGACCTGgaaggttgttgaagaattGGAACGGAGAAACAGACGGGCTTTTGGATGATGAATTgcccacccacacacacaacaacagcgcGCAAATGCAAGCTTTGAAACAGTATTGAATGATGGTCCAATAAGGAGAGCCCGCTTGTGCTGCAGTGGGCCCAGTCCTTAATTGAAGCTAGAGCTGCCTGGTCAAGGCTACTTGTAGatgtgctgctggaggcTGCTCAGCACGTGGAGAATGGAAGTATCCGGTACCTGAAACTGTCTCCCCAATTTTAGGTCCGGACCATGCACCACCGTGCGACCGTGGGCCAATAACTGGCCGCTTGCCCCTTTAGTAAACGGCGGAGTCCGTTAATCTTGGAcagcttctcctcttttCTCCCCAGGCACCCGAAGCCTTTTCCACCCTTCTTGCAGCCCATTCCCAATGATATTCCATGGCTGTCTGTGGTGGCTCCAttccatccaccaccggGCGGGCGGGCAGCGCAGGTTCAACGCGCGTCTCCAGCGTTCCCGTCTCGCAGAACCCCGCACTATTTTCTCAAGATATCACGATATCTAGGAAGGTGGTCTGTTAAGTTGTAGCAAAAGATGGGCTGGgtgtgagagtgagagatTAAAGCAAGGTGTCCACCGttcgctcctcctcctgctcctcccctgGGGCACGGTCTGGTTTTTAATTTTTTGAACTCGTGGTGTCGCCGAGAGGGGCCCCTCCGTTTCAGGCGTTTAATCTCAAAGTCACTTTGCATAGACATTGGGGTCCACAGATACCCTCTAGCCTAACGGCGCCCCAAGCCAAGCTGGGAGCCCTGGTTCGTGTAATATTCCCACTGCTACCCTCACCTGCACCCTTGCTTGCAGCACAGCACTCCAGCACTCCGCCCCAGAGGTCtgcttccccccccttccctttcccagcCCCTTGTGCCCTTGTTGTTTCTTCCGCTTCCTTTGGGGCTATCCTGCGCCTTTCGTTCGTTCGTACGTTCCTTCTTCTtaccccttcccttctccttctctcccccccttcctgccAGTCGACATCTCCAACCCGGCGAttctcttcaccaacaaGTCCAAGACGACGTCGTTGCCACCAGACAACTCCGGGCGACTCGTCGACTTGTCCACCGAAGAAGACCCATCCCACCGGCGACCCTCCAGATGCCCCTTCTGACATGACCCGTGGACGCGATTACTCGAGACCACGAAGGTGAAGCACCAAGAAAAACCAGCAAAAATTCAAAGAACCACCCAATTGGACGATATTTCGTCAAGACACTCTTTTTATCGCACTCGACGACCGAGTCGCAGCAAattgtgagtgagtgagtgagtgagcgAGTGAGGGCTGCATAAGGGGTTTAGGGGCGTACAAGAAGCCGGCCGACCAGTGCTGCGACCACGAGCACgggaaaaaagacaacagcAATCTCTACCGTCTGCAGGGTCGATCGTGGGGATCTTTTGATGCAACTGAAGTCATCAGGGAGCAGGAAACCAGGTTTGCTAACCAAATGTCATCACGTTCAgaacacacatacacacagaCATATACACACACTCGTTGATACTTTGTTGTCAAGTACATTCATTATTCCATCCTGACAAAGTGAGTGTTGCCTCACAAAACACGAGTACGGGACCGGCCCAGGGTGGCGCTGACAATGCATTGTTTGGGAATTGGCAGACACAACCACATACACCAACTCACACTTGCACACTTTTGGCGTCGGCCTCAAGGCTCATTCGATTCAATTCAATCTAACCAGCTTCGAAGACGCGAAACACACGCATTGGAAAACAGTGGGAGAATGAGGACAGCATCGGTTTTGGTGGCGGCCTTGGTGGCGGCCTCGTCGGCAGCTGCCGAAGTCGCGACAAAGCCCAGGATCTACTTCCCGCGACACGTGAAGAGGCAGTTTGGGAATTCGACATCATCTAGCACGCTTGACCCCGAGTTGAGCGGGTCAACCGCTCTGACAGAGAGCGTGAGGACAACAGTTGTGATTACTTCGGTTCCTGTCGCCACTGTCACCATcacaccaacatcaacttCGACCCCAGATCCcctcgatgatgaagaggaggaggaggaggaggaggaggaggagcctaTCGTCATTGTACCCAGTGGTATTGTCACCAGCAGCACGTCCACCTCTGTTAGCGCGTCAGAGTCTTCGTCGGAATCTGTGACTGAGTCTGCGACGGATTCGGCCACAGTTGCGTCGTCAACTCCGGTGGATGAagagaccaccacctctaCGCCGACTGAAGAGGAACCTACAGTGACTCCGACTGCGTCCGCGACAAGCTCACAGACTGACCCCGAAGAGACGGAGACCGCCAGCGAGGAGCCCGAGGAGACCCCTACGCCTACTCCTACTCCCAGCGTCGGGCCGACCGCTCccttcagcagcagcagcagcagcgtcgATCCCGAGCCCACCGTGTCGTCTACTGACGAACCGGAGCCTCAGGTCACAACCAGCTCTGAGCCCGAACGCCCGGTGACAACCAGCAGCACTGAACCCGAGCCTCcagtcaccaccagcactgAACCCGAGCCCCCGgtcaccaccagcactgAACCTGAGCCCCCggtcaccaccagcaccgagcCTGAGCCTCCAGtgaccaccagcagcaccgaACCAGAGCCTCCAATCACTACCACCGAGCCCGAGCCACCCGTTACTACCAGCACCGACCCCGAGCTTCCGATTATtaccaccaacagcaccttGCCGGAGCCACCAATCACGACCAGCACCTTACCTGAGCCTCCGATCAGCACCGATGTCGACCAACCGATCATCACTACCAACAGCACTTTGCCGGAACCCCCCACCACGACGACTGGTCTCGATCCCGGCCCTACCGACCCAGTAACAGATGATCCTACTACTTCCGTCACGGATCCGGTGACGGATGGACCTTCCTCTGTCACCACCAGCGATGGTCCAGTTATCACCCCGGACCCCGTGACAGACAACAGCACGACTACGGAACCGCCCATCACTGATCCACCACCGTCAGATATCACTACTGCGCCCACGACTATCCCAACTGACGACCCGGGCTCTATCAGCACCCCGGGATTCGGCAACACCACAAGCCCGATCACAGAGCCAACAGGTGGCTCTTCGGAGCCTGTCACCGAGCCAACAACTGTGATTGATACCACCTCTGTGCCAACTGGAATCGTCTCCACCCCGGGCgccagcaacatcacctcGATCCCCATTACCAGCGAGCCTGCTAGCGAACCTGCAACACCCGGCCCTACCACGGTTCCGTCGACTAGTGAGCGTGTTACCAGCATCGGTGTCATTGGAAGCACCACCCAGTCGGCACCATGGCTTCCCACTACCATTATTGTAGCCCCGACCCCCTCGACGACTGCATCAGGCGCCATACCCACGACTGCTAGCggcatccccaccaccttccccaaGGCTATTCAGCCCGAAAATGGGAACGATGTGGTGCCGCAAGACACCGACTTGATCCAGATTGGCTTCCGTGAGGGATACAACTACCCCTTCCTGGTCAGCGAGAACAAGGCTGCGGCGCAGATCTTCAAGTATCTCCCCAAAGCGCTGGCCGAGGCTGGACAGTTTGACATGTCAAAGGTCCAGGTTAAGAGACTGGTGCCTTTGGACACCCAGAGCTCGCTGGGCTACATCACCGCCTGCGCCATTGTCACGTACCCGAGGTCCATGATCGATGCCTTGTCTGCCGACATCAACTCCCCCAACGCTCCGCTGTACAGAAACCCCGACATCCTCGTCTACAACCTCACCATGCAGATCAACCCAGCCATCCCCATCGAGTACGGCTCCGTCTACGAGGGTGAGGGGATCGGTGGAGTCCCCGGCGGTGGCGTcccaggcggcggcggcagcggcggcgacCCCTTCGGCACGGGCGgcgacaccaacaacccgaCGGGATCCCAGCGCGGAACCACCGCCGCTATTGCCGGCGGTGCCGTCGCTGTGGCGGCCGCGTACGGTGTTGTCATGTTTGTCATTGCCCGTCGGTACAAGCGCAAGAAGCAGCTTCACCGCCGCGCCAGCTCCATCAGCAACCCATCCGACATGCGGGAGACGCCCCGCGGCGGCAGCCCTG
The window above is part of the Podospora bellae-mahoneyi strain CBS 112042 chromosome 3, whole genome shotgun sequence genome. Proteins encoded here:
- the MSB2 gene encoding multicopy suppressor of a budding defect (EggNog:ENOG503P216; COG:S); this encodes MRTASVLVAALVAASSAAAEVATKPRIYFPRHVKRQFGNSTSSSTLDPELSGSTALTESVRTTVVITSVPVATVTITPTSTSTPDPLDDEEEEEEEEEEEPIVIVPSGIVTSSTSTSVSASESSSESVTESATDSATVASSTPVDEETTTSTPTEEEPTVTPTASATSSQTDPEETETASEEPEETPTPTPTPSVGPTAPFSSSSSSVDPEPTVSSTDEPEPQVTTSSEPERPVTTSSTEPEPPVTTSTEPEPPVTTSTEPEPPVTTSTEPEPPVTTSSTEPEPPITTTEPEPPVTTSTDPELPIITTNSTLPEPPITTSTLPEPPISTDVDQPIITTNSTLPEPPTTTTGLDPGPTDPVTDDPTTSVTDPVTDGPSSVTTSDGPVITPDPVTDNSTTTEPPITDPPPSDITTAPTTIPTDDPGSISTPGFGNTTSPITEPTGGSSEPVTEPTTVIDTTSVPTGIVSTPGASNITSIPITSEPASEPATPGPTTVPSTSERVTSIGVIGSTTQSAPWLPTTIIVAPTPSTTASGAIPTTASGIPTTFPKAIQPENGNDVVPQDTDLIQIGFREGYNYPFLVSENKAAAQIFKYLPKALAEAGQFDMSKVQVKRLVPLDTQSSLGYITACAIVTYPRSMIDALSADINSPNAPLYRNPDILVYNLTMQINPAIPIEYGSVYEGEGIGGVPGGGVPGGGGSGGDPFGTGGDTNNPTGSQRGTTAAIAGGAVAVAAAYGVVMFVIARRYKRKKQLHRRASSISNPSDMRETPRGGSPALMGGALLSRDFTGYGAVVTGGSGSGSTGQPGGRDSHGSGRSGAGNSGRFISAPVAAENSLGWN